In Halogranum gelatinilyticum, the DNA window GGTTGTTCTGTCTCTTGCATGGTAGTCAGTAGGAGTCCGTCGACTGGACCGGACCGCTGAACGTGTTGTACAACACCGCGAAGTACGTCGCGATGAGCGGCAGCAACAGCGCGGCCGCGACCGACATGAGGTTAAGCGGGAGCGTCGACACGATGCTCTCGCCGAGCGAGAGGTCAGTCGCCGGGTCGGTAAGCGGGAACAGCAGGAGCGCGACCACCGTGACGAGTCCGTAGGTCAGCACCGCGCTCACGGCGAGTGCGAGGAGGTCTCGGTCCGCGCGGAGTGCCCAGACGTAGCCCCCGGCGAGGACGACGGTCGCGACGACGAGCGCGAGGACGGGTGCGGTCAACAGCCCCGTCTGTAGTCTCGCGGCGGCGAGCGCGAGTGCCACGAGCGAGACGACGACGGCGACGAGGTAGCCGACCACGGCGAGTTCGCCGTACCGACGGAGGTCCGCTCTGAGCGTCCCGCGCGTCTTCACTCGAAGGAAGGCGGTCCCCGAGACCACGGTCAGCGCGACGACGGCGGCTCCGACGGTGAACGCTGGGAGCGTGAGCGTCCGCGGGCTGCCGGTCAGCCAGTTGGCGACGAACATCCCGAGCAGGAACGGGGCGGCGATGCTGCCGACCACGAACGACCGGCCCCACCACCGCTGCCACCGCTCGTCGTGGCGTTGTTCGTACATCTCCGGAGCCAACCCGCGGAGGATGAGCGCGCCGAGGATACCGAACATCAGCAGGTAGTGGCGACTGAACAGGTTCGCGTAGACGGCCGGGAAGGCGGCGAACAGCGCGCCGCCGAAGACGACCAGCCAGACCTCGTTGCCGTCCCAGAACGGCCCGATGGCGGCCAGAATCGTCTCGCGCTCCTCGTCGTCGTCGCGGGTCGCGAACAGCGCTCCGGCCCCGAAGTCGAAGCCGTCGAGGAACAGGAACGTCCCGAGGATCGCGAACACGAGCGCGAACCAGAGTTCCGGCAGCGGCAGCCCGAACAGCGGCTCACTCGCTAACGTGGCCACGTCAGTCATCGACGGACACCCCGCCTTCCTGCTCGGGGGTCGGCACCCGAGTGGTCCGCAGTTCGTCGGCAGCCGGCGGCCCGCCGCGGATGATGCGGGTGACGACGTAGGTGTAGAGCGCGAGCAGTCCGAAATAGACGACTGCGAAGCCGACGAGCGTCAGCGTCGCTTCCGCGCCGGTCAGCCCCGGTGAGACGCCCTCACTCGTGAGGAGGACGCCCTGGACGACCCACGGCTGGCGGCCGACCTCGGTCACGATCCAGCCGAGTTCGACCGCGAGGATGCCGAGCACCGACGAGGCCATGAGTGCTTTGTGGAGCAGGTCGTCGTCGAACAGTTCGCCGCGCCACCAGCGGTACGCACCCCAGAACGCGAGAAGGATGAACCAAAAGCCCATCCCGACCATCGCGCGGAACGCCCAGAAGACGATGGCGACGGGGGGTGCCTCCGTCTCGAACGTGTCCAACCCGCGTATCGTCGCCTGCGCGTCACCCCCGCTGGCGAGCCACGAGGCACCGCCGGGGATGCCGATACCGAACAGCTGCTTGGCGCGTGGGTCGGTGATGTCCGCGAGACTCGTCGGGAACGCGATGAGATATTCGGGGACGTACGAGTCGGTCTCCCAGACCGCCTCCATCGCGGCGAACTTCTGCGGCTGCGTCTCGTAGACGTGGCGGGCGTAGAGGTCGCCGTGGACGACCTGCAACGGCGCGGTGATGAGGAGCGCGACGAGCGCGATCTTCAACGTCGTCTCCCAGAAGGAGATCTCTTCGACGGGATAGCCCCAGACGTGGTGGCGGAAGACGTGGTACGCCGCTACCCCCGCCATGAACAGCGCGACGGACTCGACGGCCGCGTTCTGCATATGGACGAACATATACGGGAACCGCGGGTTCGCATACGCCGCGATCGGGTCCGTGAGGAGAACGATGGTTTGGCCGCCCTTCTGGGCGAGTTCGAACCCCTGCGGGGTCTGCATCCACGAGTTGGCGATCAGAATCCAGACGGCCGACAGCCACGTCCCGGCGGCGACGGCGACGCTCGACACGAAGTACAGCCGGTCGGAGACGCGCTCGCGGCCGAACACGAAGATGCCGAGGAACGTCGCCTCCAACATGAACGCCATCATCCCCTCGGTCGCCAGCGGACCGCCGAACAGCTCGCCAGCGAACGCCGAGAACGCGGCGAAGTTGGTCCCGAACTCGAATTCGAGGACGATGCCCGTGACGGTGCCGACGACGAAACTCACCGCGAATATCTTCGTCCAGAACCGCCTGAGCTGTTCGTACACCGGGGCACCGCCCCGAATCTCCTTCCACGTGAAGTAGACGAGAAAGGGCGCAAGCCCCATGCTCATCACGGGGAAGATGATGTGCACGATGGTCGTGAGCGCGAACTGCAACCGACTTGCGATGACTGGGTCAACCATGGATGTAGTGGGGGCGAACGAACGAGCACGGCGTCTCGACCGACGCTCGTCCGGATAGACGGCCGTCTCACCGTGAGGGTCCCCACCGATTGGTGATAAAAACACGACGTGGCGGCCACCGACTGAGAACCGTCGACAGGGTTATCACGAACCGCAAAAGGTGCCGCGCTCGCCGCGGTCACGCACCGCCGACGCGGTAGACCGTCACTTCCTCCGTCTCGTAGGCGACCGTCAGGCCGTCCATCTCCGTGACGGCCAAGGAGTCACCGTAGCGAGCGCGTTCGGCCGGACCGACCCAGACGTAGTCCACCCCGTGGTCGTCGACGAGCGTCTGGAAGTCAGCTTCCGAGCCGGTGTAGGCGGCGTCGACGACGCGGACGCGGCCGTAGTAGGCTTCGGGACCGCGGTAGCCGACTTCGTGCGCCCAGCCCGCCACCGTGGGCACGCCGGTCAGACTGGCCGCCGGACTCGAATCCCAGCGGTACATCCCGGGCGGATACGGATACGACCCGCTCGTCGCGCCGGGGTAGTTGCTCGCGGCGGGTGCGGAGATGATGACCGTCTCCGCGTCGGCCTGTCGGTCGAGCCACCGGATCGCCTCGGCCTCCTCGGGATGCTGCTGGTCGGCGAACGCCGTCGCGTCCAGCGTCGACCCCGACTGCGTGCCGAAATGTTGGCCGAGCGCGAGCCCGCCGTAAATCGACGTCGAAGCGACGAGGAAGAGCACGACGGCGACGCCGACGGTCGAGCGAACCGCCCGCGGGCGGAGCGTCGGTGTCGACAGCGGCGAGCCGCGGACCAGCCCCGGCAACACCGCCCCCATCGCCGTCGCCCAGAGCACCCAGACCTGCATGTAGGTCTTGAACACGGTGTTCATCCGGCCCGGCCCGGCCTGCTCCTTGACGTAGAGCAGTTCGACGAGGAGGACCAGCCCGGCACCGGCGACGACGAGCACCGTCTCGTAGCCGACGTCTCGGTCCATCCGGAGGGCGAGCCAGCCGAAGATCAGGAGGGGGACGACGAGTGCGAACACGGCGAGGTTCTGGCCGACGGCGACGGCCGTCACGACCGCCAGAGCGACGAGCAACAGCAGTCGGTCGTCGACGTCGACGCGTCGGTAAAGATAGACCGCAAACGCGAGAAGGAACGCCCCGTGGACGAGCGCGAGCCCGCCGAGCGTGCTCCGCATCGCGGGTTCGAGCAGTGCGACTTCGCGACTCGCCCCCGCCGCGAGCAGGAAGGGAAGGCTGAGGAGCACGCCGAGTCCGCCCGCGAGTCCCGTCACGGCGAGCGCGCCGCCCGTCCGCGCGAGTTCTGTGCCGACCCAGGAGCCGTCGAGTCGGGTCGAGACCCGTGTCGCGAGCCGGGGCGAGACGAGCGAGAGGGGGTCAGACGGGGCGAACGTCACGGCGAGAAAGAGCAGCCCGAAGACGGAGGGGAAGCTCCAGGTGTCGGTGTAGACCTGGAGGCTGCCGACGACCGGAACGGCAAGAAAGACGAGCGCGAGTCGGCGGCGACGCTCCCCCTCGGGCGTCCGGAAGTAGCTGTAGCCGAGCGCGGCCGCGAGGAGGAGAAAGACCGTCCCCATCATGTGGGCGTGGAGGTCGCCGTTGAGCCACGAAAAGAGGGGAAACTCGTTGATGGTCCCCGGGATGACGCGGCTGGCCGACCAGTAGCTGAACGAGTCGGTCCCGGCGAGAATCTCTCCGGCGTCCAACTGCGGTGACTGGTCGGCGACGAACTGCGCCAGCTGCGTGCGGTAGGGTTCGGGTGCCCAGACCAACACGAGTCGCGCGGGCGTCGAGAGGTTGCTCGCGAAGCCGACGAAGAAGGCTCCGAAGCCGCCGGCGACGAGACGGGCGCGGCGGCTCCCACCCGAGCGACCCGTGCTGTCGCCATCGTTACTCTCTCTACCGTCGCTGCCGCCGCCGTCGCCAGCCGCGACTCCGCTCCGAACCGCATAGATCGACCCGGCGAGGTCGAAGACGGCGGTCACGAGCATCGCGTAGAAGCCCGCGAGCGAGAGGTTGTAGCCGAACGCCGGGGCGACCCCCGAGAGCTTCATCACGAGCGCGGTGAGGAGATGGCCGCCGTAGTAGTAGCGCACCGGCTCGCCCGCGAACCACATATCTTCCGGCGGCAGCACGGGCGACCGCATCAAGGATTTGAGTAGGCCGAAGTCGAGGAACTTCTCGCCGCCGCCGGCGTGGACCGCGGGGTCGACGAGCCGAACCGCGATCAGAAAGCCGAAGGCGACGAGGAAGACCGCGGCCGTGTCGACGACGACGGCCCGCTCGATACCGAGGTCGTCGGCGAGTTCGAGCCGTCGCTCGCGGAGGGCGTCGCGGTCGAGACCGGCCAGTGCCGACAGCGCGAGGAGGACGAGCAGACCGGCGGCGGGCGCGACGATGCCGAAGGAGACGTGGCCGACCCAGTAGCCGACAGTCGTGAGGACGACGAGCGCGACCGGCAGCGCGAAGCCCGCACCGCGGGTCGGCAGCGGCCGAAACAGCCGGGCGGCGAGAGGGAGACCGGCCGCCGCCAAGAGCGTGTAGGTCAGAAGCCAGAAGACGAGGGGGACGAGTTCCATCTACCGGATGTGACGCACGGACGGAGGTATACGCTTTTTGGGTCACCGTGACGCGGCGGCGACGCTCTGGCCGTCGTCGACGGACTCGGCGTCGAACCCGAAGTCGCACGCTTTTTTACTGCGTGCGCGGAAGCGGGCCACATGACCCGGACTGTCGGGGTCGTCATCCCCGCCTACCGCCCGAACGTCGCCCTCCTGAGCGACTACGTTCGGGCACTGCAGGCACGGCTCGATCCCGACCTCGTCCGTATCGAGCTCGACGCGGCCGGACCCGAGACGGTCGAGGCCGTCTCACAACTCCCAGTTGAGGTCAACGTCGCCGCCGCCCGCCGCGGGAAGGGGACCGCCATCACCGCCGGATTCGAGGCACTCGACACCGACGTCCTCGTCTTCGTCGACGCCGACGGCAGCACGCCCGCCGAGAGCGTCGCCGACGTGCTCGCCCCGGTCCTCGACGGCGACGCGGATCTCTCGGTCGGCTCGCGCCGCCACCCCGACGCGACCATCGCGTCGCATCAGACCTTCGCCCGTCGCCGACTCGGTGACGGCTTCGCGTGGCTCGCCCGGCAGCTACTCGACGCCAAGCTCTACGACTATCAGTGCGGCGCGAAGGCGATGACACGCGAGACGTGGCAGTCCGTCCGGGGACACCTCTACGAGCCGGGGTTCGCGTGGGACATCGAACTCGTCGCCGTCGCCGCCGCACTCGGCGCGCGGCTCGCCGAAGTCCCCGTCGTCTGGGAGGACCAGCCCGGCTCGACGGTCTCGCCCGTCCGGACGTCGCTCCGACTCGCCCGCGGGCTTCTCACCTCGCGACACCGTGCGAAGCTGCTGGCCGACGACAGCCTTCATCACCTGCTGGAGGCCAAGCGCGACGGACCCCCCTCGTTGCTCGACCGGCTCGCAGCGGAGGCGCGCGATGAGTAACGGGGGGACGGTCGACGAACTCGCCTCGACCGTCCGCTTCGGCAAGTTCGTCTCCGTCGGAGCCGTCGGCGCGGTCTTCGACCTCACCGTGAGCGCGGTTCTGACCGTCTTCTTCGGCGTTCTCGCGGAGTACGCTAAACTCGTCGGCGCGGAGGTCGCCATCGTCGTGATGTTCTTCATCAACGACAACTGGACGTTCGCGGGAGAGGGTGCGACGAGTCGCGGCCACACGCTCCGACGGCTGCTGAAGTCGAATCTCGTCCGTTCCGGTGGGTTGGCCGTCCAGTTCTTCATCGTGCGCGGGCTTCGCCTGCTCGATCTCTCTTTCGTCGTCGCTGGCTTCGACCTCTGGACGGTGCTCCCGTTCCCCATCGCTATCGGCGCGTCGATGTTCTTCAACTACGTCGCCGAGAGCCTCTTCACGTGGCGTGTCGGCGACCAGTAATCGCGCCGAAAACTCACATACGGCGGTCGAATCACAATCCTTAACAGGCAGACGCGACTTGCTTCAGGTAGCGGGATGGGATAGCCAGGAGATTCCGCCGGGCTCATAACCCGGAGATCGGTAGTTCAAATCTACTTCCCGCTATTTTCCAGAAACCAACCTTCGAGCGGCGCGTCTCGTCGCGCCGCGAACGAGCGGTTTCTGTGAAAATGAGACGAGGAGATTTGAACGAGAGAACGAGCGACCGGAGGGAGCGACGTTCGCGTAGCTCAAATCTACTTCCCGCCACTTCTCTGCGACAGCTATCGACCCAGCCACCCGCCGAGCGTTCGCTGTGTCACGAGACGGTTTCAACCGAACTGTCGCTGGTCGACCACCCGAAGCGTAAGCTCGCAACGTTCGAGCAGTTCGCCGATCAGAACTCCATGTTCGACTTCGAGGAGAGGTCCGCGGGGTCCGACTTGGGCGCGCCCGCCCCGACGAACGCGTAGTCGTCGTCGGTCAGGTAGACCGCGCCGTCGTCGACGGCGATGTCGAGACCGTTGAGATACGCGCCTTCACACGGGCCGAAGGTGCAGAGTCCCGACTCGCAGTCGAAGTACGCGCCGTGGTTGGCGCAGACGACCTCGCCGTCGCGCATGGGCGCGCCCGACCCTTTGTCGAGTTTGATGTGCGTGTAGTGCTGACAGTAGTTGAGCCACGCGGCGACGTCGCCGTCGGTGTGGACGAGAATCGCCTCGCGGTCCTCCTGGGTCTCGGTCTCGTTGACGGTGAAGAGGAACGTGCTCTCGTCGGGAATCTCGTCGACCGACGCGATTCGACGGTCTGAATCCATTGTCGACCCGTACTGTCTCGGCTGATTTAGGTCTGTAGTTTGCGGCCCGCTGTGCCTGACGCCCGGACGTGTCACGTCGACAGCACGTTCACACGGACTGTCGGGATGAGGCTGAACAACCGCTATGGACGTTCCCAGCGAACGTACGGTATGTTCCGCGTATTAGTTCCTATCGACAGCGACACCGACCGGTCGCTCCGGCAGACCGCGTTCGTCGCGTCGCTCCCGCACGCCACCGAGGACGTCGAGGCGACGCTCGTCCACGTCTTCACCGACGAGGAGACGGCCGCGAAGACCAGTGTCGACCAAGTCACCGCGGGCCGACGGTGTCACGAGTTCTTCACCGAGCGTGACATCGCCGTCCGCACCGAGTCGCGCTTCGGTGACCCGGCGACCGAAATCCTCCACGCCGCCGACGATATCGACGCCGACCTCGTCGTACTGGGGGGTCGCAAACTGTCGCCGCTGGGGTCGCTGCTGTTCGGGAGCGTCAGCCAGGCGGTGACGCTGGATTCGAATCGGCCGGTCGCGATCGCCGGCGGGGCGACGGGACCGATGGCGGAGATTCCAGTGAGCGAGGAGACCGACGTCGGTGACGGTGCCGCCGAGTCGGGGGAGACGTCCGCCTGACCGGACGACGCCGAGCCAGCCGTAGCAGGACGACCGAGTCAGTCGTAGAGCGACTCGACGCGTTCGTCGTAGAGCTTCGAGAGCAGTGTCGTCACCGGCCCGCCCTCGGTGTCGAGACCGTCGACCGTCTCGACCGGCCGGACTTCCCACGTCGTGTTGGTGAGAAAGACCTCGTCGGCGGTGCGGACGTCGTCGAGTGTGTACGCCCCCTCGTCGACCGGGATGCCCTCCGAGCGGGCGAGATCGATAACGACGTCGCGGGTGATGCCGGGCAGGACCGGCCCGTCGAGACTCGGCGTCTTGAGCGACTGGCCGTCGACGAAAAAGAGGTTGCTCGTCGCGCCCTCCGCAAGATGGCCGTCGGCGTCGAGCATGAGTGCCTCGTCGGCACCCGTCGCCCGGAGTTCGAGCCGGGCGAGGATGCCGTTGAGATAGTTGTGGGTTTTCGCCTTCGATGGAATCGCCCGGTCGGCGACACGCTGGGTCCGGACGGCCTGGAGCGTCGCCGGACCGTCCCAGACGGGGGTGCTGTTGCGGCCGCCACGGGGGAGTCCCTTCACGATGACGACGACCGTCGGGTCGACCTCCTCGCTCGGCGTGAGCTTGCCGGGCTGGACGCCCCGCGTCACCGACAGCCGGACGTAGGCCTCTCGCAGGTCGTTCGCAGCGAGCGTCTCGTCGATACGGCTCCGGAGGTCCGCATCCGACAGGCCGTGGTCTAACTGGAGCACCTCACAGGTCTCCCGAAGGCGGTCAGCGTGAGCCTCCCACTCGAACACTTCGCCGCCATAGGCGCGGAGCGTCTCGAAGGCCGCGTCGCCGTAGAGAAAGCCGCGGTCGCGGACGTTCACCGTCGCCTCGTCGGCGTCGACCAACTCGCCGTCGACGTGGTACTTCATCGTTCTCCGTCGGCCCGGCGGGACCAAAGAACTGCCCGTTTGCTCCCGCTCCGTCCGCCGAGCGAACCCGTTTTAGCCCTCCCGTCGTTCGCTTCACCCATGCCAACCATCCAGTGCGACCCCGACGAGGCGCGCGAGACGCTTCGGGAGGCGGGGGTCGAGGTGCAGCCGGGCAACACCGACCACGAGGCGTGGCGGGCCGAGCGCGGCGGCGCCGTCGCCGTCGCCTACGCCGACAAGGTCATCGTGCAGGGGTCGTCGCCGACGGACCTCACGCTCCTGTTGCAGGACGGCGGGGCGACCCGTGGACACGTCTACTTCGACGGGGCGAGCCGGGGGAACCCCGGTCCCGCCTCCGTCGGCTGGGCCATCGTCACCAGCGACGGCATCGTCGCCGAAGGCTCCGAGCGCATCGGCCGGACGACCAACAACCGTGCCGAGTACGAGGCACTCGTCCGGGCGTTGGAGGCGGCACAGGAGTACGGGCTGAAGGAGGTCGACGTCCGTGGCGACTCTCAGCTCATCGTCAAGCAGGTCCGTGGAGAGTGGAACACGAACGACCCCGGCCTGCGGGAGAAGCGCGTGGCGGTGCGTGAACTGCTGGAGGGGTTCGACCGCTGGTCGCTCGCGCACGTTCCGCGAGAGATAAACGACCGCGCCGACAAACTGGCGAACGAGGCACTCGACAATGGCTGATACGGCTGATACGGCTGACGCGGCTGAGACGGCAGAACTCCCCGAGGACGCCGTCAACGAGGCGGAGCGACTGACACGGCTGGCTCGCGAGGCAATCGACGGTCAGGAGGAAGCGGCCTACGAGCGACACCGCGCCGAGCTACTCGGCGAGCACGGCTTCACCGCCAGAATCCGCGAGGAGGACGACGTGCTCGTGCTCCACCCCGACGAGTGGGTCGAAGACGGCGTCATCCGGGTCGAGCGCATCGACGACACCGACCGCGCCGTCGAAATCCCGCTGTCGGGGGCGGGCGACGAAACCGACTGGGGGGTAGTCGAGGAGCACAACGCCGCCCTGGTCGAAGCGGTTGCCGAGGAACACGGCGCGCTCCACGCCGCCAACTGCCGAGCGTTCGCGGACTTCATGGGCAACCACTACGTCCGGCGGGTCGAGGACGCGACCGGGGAGATGGTCGAGACGTTCCTGACCGACTACTATCCGCGAAACGCGTGGCCGAGCGAGAGACAACAGGACGTGATCGAGCAGTCGCTCGAGACGTTGTTCGAAGCGGCCGACGCGGACGTGCCCGGAAGCCCGCGCCGAACGTAAGGAGGTCGATTTAGAGTCGGTCGTCGATGAGTTCCGAGACTTCGCCACCGCGGGTCTCGTCGGTGACGAACTTCGAGAGCATCCAGTCGAGACGGTCGAGAACGGCGTCGTGGCCCTTCTCCGTCAGCTCGTACTGGTTCGTCCGTTTGTCGAGTTCGCTCTTCTCGACGAGGTCCATCTCGACGAGGTCGTCGAGGTTGGGGTAGAGACGCCCGTGGTTGACTTCCGTGCCGTAGTAGGACTCGAGATTGCGCTTGATTGCGAGCCCGTACATCGGCTCTTCGGAGAGGATGACGAGGATATTCTGTTGGAACGCGGTAAGGTCGCGTACGATGCCAGCTTCGTCGTCTACTGTTTGTGCCTCTGACATAGCTATTGAGATGTCACCATGCTATTTAACGCTTCTCAACTTTTCGCTCGTTTCCGGTATACGGCCCGATTTCGGCACTCTCCCGGTGTATTAAACGAACCGAGATGGTCGCCGTCACGGGGTGTCCGCGAACCGCACTGTCGACGCAGTCGGGTCGGCCAGCGACGTGCCGGCCTTCTCGAGATGCACGCAGTGGATGCTGTTGAGAGTCGCAGGAGAATATCGAGGGTACCACAGAAAGAACCTTTTGGATTCGACGATTCGGGGCTATCCCGAAAACACTTTGCGTCGTTTCGG includes these proteins:
- the cydB gene encoding cytochrome d ubiquinol oxidase subunit II, translated to MTDVATLASEPLFGLPLPELWFALVFAILGTFLFLDGFDFGAGALFATRDDDEERETILAAIGPFWDGNEVWLVVFGGALFAAFPAVYANLFSRHYLLMFGILGALILRGLAPEMYEQRHDERWQRWWGRSFVVGSIAAPFLLGMFVANWLTGSPRTLTLPAFTVGAAVVALTVVSGTAFLRVKTRGTLRADLRRYGELAVVGYLVAVVVSLVALALAAARLQTGLLTAPVLALVVATVVLAGGYVWALRADRDLLALAVSAVLTYGLVTVVALLLFPLTDPATDLSLGESIVSTLPLNLMSVAAALLLPLIATYFAVLYNTFSGPVQSTDSY
- a CDS encoding cytochrome ubiquinol oxidase subunit I, translated to MVDPVIASRLQFALTTIVHIIFPVMSMGLAPFLVYFTWKEIRGGAPVYEQLRRFWTKIFAVSFVVGTVTGIVLEFEFGTNFAAFSAFAGELFGGPLATEGMMAFMLEATFLGIFVFGRERVSDRLYFVSSVAVAAGTWLSAVWILIANSWMQTPQGFELAQKGGQTIVLLTDPIAAYANPRFPYMFVHMQNAAVESVALFMAGVAAYHVFRHHVWGYPVEEISFWETTLKIALVALLITAPLQVVHGDLYARHVYETQPQKFAAMEAVWETDSYVPEYLIAFPTSLADITDPRAKQLFGIGIPGGASWLASGGDAQATIRGLDTFETEAPPVAIVFWAFRAMVGMGFWFILLAFWGAYRWWRGELFDDDLLHKALMASSVLGILAVELGWIVTEVGRQPWVVQGVLLTSEGVSPGLTGAEATLTLVGFAVVYFGLLALYTYVVTRIIRGGPPAADELRTTRVPTPEQEGGVSVDD
- a CDS encoding DUF2298 domain-containing protein gives rise to the protein MELVPLVFWLLTYTLLAAAGLPLAARLFRPLPTRGAGFALPVALVVLTTVGYWVGHVSFGIVAPAAGLLVLLALSALAGLDRDALRERRLELADDLGIERAVVVDTAAVFLVAFGFLIAVRLVDPAVHAGGGEKFLDFGLLKSLMRSPVLPPEDMWFAGEPVRYYYGGHLLTALVMKLSGVAPAFGYNLSLAGFYAMLVTAVFDLAGSIYAVRSGVAAGDGGGSDGRESNDGDSTGRSGGSRRARLVAGGFGAFFVGFASNLSTPARLVLVWAPEPYRTQLAQFVADQSPQLDAGEILAGTDSFSYWSASRVIPGTINEFPLFSWLNGDLHAHMMGTVFLLLAAALGYSYFRTPEGERRRRLALVFLAVPVVGSLQVYTDTWSFPSVFGLLFLAVTFAPSDPLSLVSPRLATRVSTRLDGSWVGTELARTGGALAVTGLAGGLGVLLSLPFLLAAGASREVALLEPAMRSTLGGLALVHGAFLLAFAVYLYRRVDVDDRLLLLVALAVVTAVAVGQNLAVFALVVPLLIFGWLALRMDRDVGYETVLVVAGAGLVLLVELLYVKEQAGPGRMNTVFKTYMQVWVLWATAMGAVLPGLVRGSPLSTPTLRPRAVRSTVGVAVVLFLVASTSIYGGLALGQHFGTQSGSTLDATAFADQQHPEEAEAIRWLDRQADAETVIISAPAASNYPGATSGSYPYPPGMYRWDSSPAASLTGVPTVAGWAHEVGYRGPEAYYGRVRVVDAAYTGSEADFQTLVDDHGVDYVWVGPAERARYGDSLAVTEMDGLTVAYETEEVTVYRVGGA
- a CDS encoding glycosyltransferase; translated protein: MTRTVGVVIPAYRPNVALLSDYVRALQARLDPDLVRIELDAAGPETVEAVSQLPVEVNVAAARRGKGTAITAGFEALDTDVLVFVDADGSTPAESVADVLAPVLDGDADLSVGSRRHPDATIASHQTFARRRLGDGFAWLARQLLDAKLYDYQCGAKAMTRETWQSVRGHLYEPGFAWDIELVAVAAALGARLAEVPVVWEDQPGSTVSPVRTSLRLARGLLTSRHRAKLLADDSLHHLLEAKRDGPPSLLDRLAAEARDE
- a CDS encoding GtrA family protein, with the protein product MSNGGTVDELASTVRFGKFVSVGAVGAVFDLTVSAVLTVFFGVLAEYAKLVGAEVAIVVMFFINDNWTFAGEGATSRGHTLRRLLKSNLVRSGGLAVQFFIVRGLRLLDLSFVVAGFDLWTVLPFPIAIGASMFFNYVAESLFTWRVGDQ
- a CDS encoding Rieske (2Fe-2S) protein — translated: MDSDRRIASVDEIPDESTFLFTVNETETQEDREAILVHTDGDVAAWLNYCQHYTHIKLDKGSGAPMRDGEVVCANHGAYFDCESGLCTFGPCEGAYLNGLDIAVDDGAVYLTDDDYAFVGAGAPKSDPADLSSKSNMEF
- a CDS encoding universal stress protein, producing the protein MFRVLVPIDSDTDRSLRQTAFVASLPHATEDVEATLVHVFTDEETAAKTSVDQVTAGRRCHEFFTERDIAVRTESRFGDPATEILHAADDIDADLVVLGGRKLSPLGSLLFGSVSQAVTLDSNRPVAIAGGATGPMAEIPVSEETDVGDGAAESGETSA
- a CDS encoding aminotransferase class IV yields the protein MKYHVDGELVDADEATVNVRDRGFLYGDAAFETLRAYGGEVFEWEAHADRLRETCEVLQLDHGLSDADLRSRIDETLAANDLREAYVRLSVTRGVQPGKLTPSEEVDPTVVVIVKGLPRGGRNSTPVWDGPATLQAVRTQRVADRAIPSKAKTHNYLNGILARLELRATGADEALMLDADGHLAEGATSNLFFVDGQSLKTPSLDGPVLPGITRDVVIDLARSEGIPVDEGAYTLDDVRTADEVFLTNTTWEVRPVETVDGLDTEGGPVTTLLSKLYDERVESLYD
- the rnhA gene encoding ribonuclease HI, which codes for MPTIQCDPDEARETLREAGVEVQPGNTDHEAWRAERGGAVAVAYADKVIVQGSSPTDLTLLLQDGGATRGHVYFDGASRGNPGPASVGWAIVTSDGIVAEGSERIGRTTNNRAEYEALVRALEAAQEYGLKEVDVRGDSQLIVKQVRGEWNTNDPGLREKRVAVRELLEGFDRWSLAHVPREINDRADKLANEALDNG
- a CDS encoding DUF7108 family protein; translation: MADTADTADAAETAELPEDAVNEAERLTRLAREAIDGQEEAAYERHRAELLGEHGFTARIREEDDVLVLHPDEWVEDGVIRVERIDDTDRAVEIPLSGAGDETDWGVVEEHNAALVEAVAEEHGALHAANCRAFADFMGNHYVRRVEDATGEMVETFLTDYYPRNAWPSERQQDVIEQSLETLFEAADADVPGSPRRT
- a CDS encoding PadR family transcriptional regulator — translated: MSEAQTVDDEAGIVRDLTAFQQNILVILSEEPMYGLAIKRNLESYYGTEVNHGRLYPNLDDLVEMDLVEKSELDKRTNQYELTEKGHDAVLDRLDWMLSKFVTDETRGGEVSELIDDRL